A single Augochlora pura isolate Apur16 chromosome 2, APUR_v2.2.1, whole genome shotgun sequence DNA region contains:
- the LOC144476805 gene encoding coiled-coil domain-containing protein 97-like isoform X1, which yields MMHLIKMTQKEDTQDYVPEIPLYEKDNKKLEENFLNEENECTGLEKALLHHVANSKAIFKSQQKDDPDLNFEEKLTIARNLLKKSYCLFLCKFGHYMKKEHLKYFEKSKDEDYEVAYHINRLQRYFNNSTRHIDVRNRRYQALKSLINQGEYFSESEMMKRNPLLYEHLVGRYMTEKQKKRRDNIDTKNITFVNLLMENIERDALKKKQKLQEEEEQNAIEETESDEEEDETPVLKQSSNDELKTLGWGAIPTINLIKHQTEAKSLNTNLCNISKTEKEILKQEFVSNMYLSFLEGKDSDFDYSAVDENEAYDNIDLRTQDEEEKYFDSESPETVGPTENTNGIESEDELDVYMKSLKEPVTTSTHSLDNLIYDNYSKM from the exons ATGATGCATCTGATTA AAATGACTCAAAAGGAAGACACACAAGATTACGTTCCAGAGATACCATTATatgaaaaagataataaaaagttagaagagaatttcttaaatgaagaaaatgaatGTACAGGTTTGGAAAAAGCGTTATTACATCATGTAGCTAACAGTAAAGCTATCTTCAAGAGCCAACAGAAGGATGATCcagatttaaattttgaagaaaagtTAACTATAGctcgtaatttattaaaaaaaagttattgtttatttttatgcaaattcggtCATTACATGAAAAAAGAACATTTAAAGTACTTTGAAAAAAGTAAAGATGAAGACTATGAGGTTGCTTATCATATTAATAGATTACaaagatatttcaataattcaacaaGACATATAGATGTGAGGAACAGAAGGTATCAAGCTttgaaaagtttaataaacCAGGGAGAATACTTTAGCGAATCCGAGATGATGAAACGAAATCCATTGTTATATGAACATTTAGTTGGTCGATATATGACCGAAaagcaaaagaaaagaagGGACAATATTGATACTAAAAACATTACTTTTGTAAATCTCttaatggaaaatattgaaagagatgcattaaaaaagaaacaaaaattacaagagGAAGAAGAGCAAAATGCAATAGAAGAAACTGAATCGGATGAAGAAGAGGATGAAACTCCTGTTTTAAAACAATCTAGTAACGATGAATTGAAAACTCTAGGATGGGGTGCAATACctacaataaatttgataaaacatCAGACAGAAGCAAAGTCACTAAACACAAACTTGTGTAATATCTcgaaaacagagaaagagatacTAAAGCAAGAATTTGTGAGTAATATGTATCTCAGCTTTTTGGAAGGAAAAGATTCTGATTTTGATTATAG TGCTGTGGATGAAAATGAGGCATATGATAATATAGATCTAAGGACACAAGATGAGGAAGAGAAGTATTTTGATTCAGAATCACCTGAAACTGTAGGTCCAACAGAAAATACAAATGGAATTGAGTCTGAGGATGAATTGGATGTATATATGAAATCATTGAag gAGCCGGTCACTACAAGTACACACTCTTTGGATAATCTTATATATGACAATTACtctaaaatgtaa
- the LOC144476805 gene encoding coiled-coil domain-containing protein 97-like isoform X2 — MTQKEDTQDYVPEIPLYEKDNKKLEENFLNEENECTGLEKALLHHVANSKAIFKSQQKDDPDLNFEEKLTIARNLLKKSYCLFLCKFGHYMKKEHLKYFEKSKDEDYEVAYHINRLQRYFNNSTRHIDVRNRRYQALKSLINQGEYFSESEMMKRNPLLYEHLVGRYMTEKQKKRRDNIDTKNITFVNLLMENIERDALKKKQKLQEEEEQNAIEETESDEEEDETPVLKQSSNDELKTLGWGAIPTINLIKHQTEAKSLNTNLCNISKTEKEILKQEFVSNMYLSFLEGKDSDFDYSAVDENEAYDNIDLRTQDEEEKYFDSESPETVGPTENTNGIESEDELDVYMKSLKEPVTTSTHSLDNLIYDNYSKM; from the exons ATGACTCAAAAGGAAGACACACAAGATTACGTTCCAGAGATACCATTATatgaaaaagataataaaaagttagaagagaatttcttaaatgaagaaaatgaatGTACAGGTTTGGAAAAAGCGTTATTACATCATGTAGCTAACAGTAAAGCTATCTTCAAGAGCCAACAGAAGGATGATCcagatttaaattttgaagaaaagtTAACTATAGctcgtaatttattaaaaaaaagttattgtttatttttatgcaaattcggtCATTACATGAAAAAAGAACATTTAAAGTACTTTGAAAAAAGTAAAGATGAAGACTATGAGGTTGCTTATCATATTAATAGATTACaaagatatttcaataattcaacaaGACATATAGATGTGAGGAACAGAAGGTATCAAGCTttgaaaagtttaataaacCAGGGAGAATACTTTAGCGAATCCGAGATGATGAAACGAAATCCATTGTTATATGAACATTTAGTTGGTCGATATATGACCGAAaagcaaaagaaaagaagGGACAATATTGATACTAAAAACATTACTTTTGTAAATCTCttaatggaaaatattgaaagagatgcattaaaaaagaaacaaaaattacaagagGAAGAAGAGCAAAATGCAATAGAAGAAACTGAATCGGATGAAGAAGAGGATGAAACTCCTGTTTTAAAACAATCTAGTAACGATGAATTGAAAACTCTAGGATGGGGTGCAATACctacaataaatttgataaaacatCAGACAGAAGCAAAGTCACTAAACACAAACTTGTGTAATATCTcgaaaacagagaaagagatacTAAAGCAAGAATTTGTGAGTAATATGTATCTCAGCTTTTTGGAAGGAAAAGATTCTGATTTTGATTATAG TGCTGTGGATGAAAATGAGGCATATGATAATATAGATCTAAGGACACAAGATGAGGAAGAGAAGTATTTTGATTCAGAATCACCTGAAACTGTAGGTCCAACAGAAAATACAAATGGAATTGAGTCTGAGGATGAATTGGATGTATATATGAAATCATTGAag gAGCCGGTCACTACAAGTACACACTCTTTGGATAATCTTATATATGACAATTACtctaaaatgtaa